GCATGGTAGTAGCAGCACATAGGATTATAACATCTGGATTGCTCACCTATCCTCATCCATGGATGAGGAGTAAAATCTCTgtgtgctggaaagcagcaaaagcacCCAGAGAGCATTCAATTTCTCGCTCAGCTGCTGTAACAGGCAATAAGAATGCCTCAGTCCTTGTTAGAGCCAGCAGAGCCTACTCAGCAGTGCAGCTCACCATGCACATTGGTGGCAGGAAGAGCTGAACAGCTGTAGGCTAAGATTAGGCTCTAGGCTTGGTGGCCAGAGATCTTTATGGACTGTGCTGGGATCAGAGACACTAGCTGATGTGTGAACACCTGGCTCTGTAAGCTAACATCCTGCTCTTTGGATGCCGCAGCattggcagggctggggcatccaGACTGTCTTCTCTGCTGCAGGCGAACTTACTGGCTGAAGCCTGTGTTTCATAATGACTATATACACAGCATCCCCTTGCCATTCATCCAGCTGCTAATATACAAACAAGGGcattagaagagaaaaaaagtaaggtTAGGTCATTTGTTCTTGCAGGGACTGATTATAATATCCACAACTGTTATTTAGCATCCAGTTCACTTCACCTATGcttctttctgtatatttcttcattctgttcATATAAACACAGTTTATGGAGGTGTGGGGACTGATGCAGGGCATTTGAAATTTCTCTGAGAAGGGAGAGTTAATTTTTGTATTCATGATTGTATTTTGTTCTACATCTAAGAGGACTCCTGACTAAAGGATATTGTTAacttataaagaaaaagcaaacatttcaggTCAAATTCCTGTTTTCATATTAAACCcttaccaaaaagaaaaaaaaaaagaaagaaaaatattcttgtgGAAGCAAAAATCCTGGAATTTTCCACCTCTGATTTAACACAGCACAGACTGAAGAGAAGCCTCTGTGGTTGTGGTTTAAATGGGATGAGGTTAATATGGCTTCCTGAAGGTAATCTCTTTCCACAGTGATAGGATGTAgtgcttctctttttaattagaGAGGTGGGTGGGTTGGATCCCTAAAATTTAGATTTGGGTTTGGGTGTGGATTTGTAGACCTGCTCCTCCCAGCAAAAGCTGGGACTGATTGTGTCCAGGCCCAtcttttgaattaattttcagtaattaaagtGCAGTGTGTGGGAGGGGgctaaaatgaaatacaattaaaatgtaatgCTCCTTCTTTGGTATCCCCATCCTTATtcattttaaaccatttccAATGCTCTGATGGATTTAAGTCTTCCTGTATCACACACTGTGCAAGCAGAAATGTTTGAGTGAACTCTTGCCAATGGCTCTGAGCAAGCATGGGGCATGTTTCAGATTACACTGGGTGGTGTTGTTCTGATCTGATCTCCTTGCtaggagaggctgagaaaggCTGCTCTAGGGGATTtacttccagcagcagcagcacatgatCCCTCAATCGCGTGATTCTCACCACTGAGGTCTAATGGGGAGGGTGAAGAAAAAGCTCACGCTGCCTTTTGGAAGCAACAGCGGCGGCTTCTGCTCGCGGGCCCCCTCCACCAGCCGGATGCTTCATGGCCTCTCCCAGGTTAGAAACCTACTGCTGTCCCAACCGGGATGCAGCCACGCAGCTTGTGATGAACTTCCAGCCCCAGGTCTTCTGTGGGGTCTGCATTGGCAGCGCCTCCGCCAGCCTGCTGCTGAccatcctgcagctcctgccgAAGAAGGGGCAGAGTCTGCGGAAGATGCCCAaagcctcctcctcctccaccatTCTTCTCCTTATCTCCGTGTGTGACATCCTCGGTGCCTCAGGTAAGCGCCATCTTGGCGTCCCTCGCCCGTGCTGCAGCAGGCCCTGCCGGCAAATGGTCGGGAATGTGCTGCGTGTGTTCAGGGGAAGGTCTGGGTtgagagagatgagaaaaggGCAGTCCTTGAGGGGAGAAAGGTCTTGCTTAATAGCtaagttttaaaagtaaaagtTCTTGGCAAATCTACACCAAAATCTCTACTTCAAATTAAAATCCTGCACTGGCTGGCACTTAGAGGAAGGCGTAGAAGCAGAGGCGAGGGAGCACATGAATAACTAAAGCTGACTTACACAACTTAGCTGATCCTTAGGACTGCGCTTGGAAAATACTTGCACATGTCTGTAAATCCTCTCAAACAGAGTCAGTGCCACTGTTCACATACCAACCCACAACTGGGCACAGCAGGCTGGCGGCACGGTGCGTGGAACCGCAGCTGTGCACAGATCAAGCACGGCACCAGcatggggaaggggagaagcaCCCTTAGCAGGGAGCCCTGCCCCCGGTGATGGGCTGTCTAAATCTGCCCTGGAATTTACTGCCAAGTTAGACAGAAATTACCAGGGCACTTACTGGGGAAATGAAGGCtcagttttttccacattaaCATCTTTTCTCTCGTGTTAGATCACTGAGGTAGTACTGCTGTGTAAGTCTCTCTGGCTGCCTGTGAAAGGGATAGGATTTTACACCTTTTCCACTTCCACACTTAGCCGGGTCTTCACATGGTACATAAGAAATACCAATATTAAAACAGGCGATGGATGGGAAAATAGAGAAAGACATGGAAAGAGCACAAAAGCACTTAGAAAAGGGCCTTGCAATCATAGTATCATATaaccacagaaccatagaatcaccatggctggaaaagtcctccaagatcatccagctgTCCACTtacttaccaccaatatttccccactaatcatgtccctcagtacaacatctaaacgtttcttgaacacctgcagggaggGTGACTCCACTAGCTccttgagcagcctgttccagtgcctgaccactctttcggagaacaaatttttcctaatCCCAGTCAGATGAGGCCAGCAGTacataaagttattttttccttttctcttttacaggCAAACTAAAACTATTTATCCACAGTTGTGCTTGAATTAGACTCACTTTGGTGGATGGGAAGTGTGGTGTGCTGGTGCTTTGTGCTGGTGCCTTAGGGCCTATTTCAAGCAAACCCACTAAATCTCAGCAGCAAAAAGTCACTATTGTTCTTACTGAACTGCAAGGCCACGCTTTGTTCAGCCCTTTGACAGAtaggaaaagagctgcttgtAAAATTGAAGACAGTGAAAAGtgttaaataacatttttctgaaacGAGGAGTTGTAGAGAAATGACCAATAGCAATATGAATATCTGCAGGTTAAATTGTAAGTTGCTAGTTACTGGTAATGCCAATCAGTTAAATGCCACTGGATTTCTCTTAGGGAAGTGTATGATAGTATCTGTAGGTAAGTGAGACTTAGATCTCCATGATATGACGTGGTGAATTCCCCAGGCTCACGGCTGCTTCCCGTGAGCCCTCACCCCAGTATCCAGTCTGCACTGCGCTCCCCTGTGAGCACGCAGAAGCCAGGCTGCTGTGCAGAACATGCGACCAGCAGCAAGCATGTGACTGCGATCATGCTGACAGAAAAAGAGCACTCATGTGTTTCTCTTCAGGTGTGATCTTCAGATCAAGCATCTGGTTGGGCTTCCCGAGCTTTGTCGCCAACATCTCGGTGGCCAATGGGACCGATGTGTGGCCCTCTGCCTTCTGCGTGGGCAGCGCGGTAGGTACAAGGGTACACTCCTGCTTGCTTTGCTCACACAGGATCCAAAAGGCAACGTACTTGCGGTATTTCATATGCCTAAATAATGACAATTTCATGGCAGAAGCAAGCATCAGTTGTACACACCTATCAGTTCTCAATTTTCCATCATACACGTTTAATTTTTGCTTATGAGATactaaagttttttttttttttccttaaaggaaAGTGAAACTACTAACATCAATATCTTGCAGCAGGAATGCCCCATTTGAAAACCACGTTTCCATAAGTCTTAAGTTTTGCTTTCAGACCCTTACCacaaaaagtaatatttttaagcagtgaGAGAGATGCTGTATGCagactgtttgtttttcattttgatctcAGGTTAAATGGCGAGCAGCATAGCGGTGTAccacaatttttattttccctttcttgggCTCCAGGAAAGGGCTGCAGTTTGAGTCACTTgctaaatttaaatttaattatacTGGAATGAAAAATGACCCTACTTCCCCTAACATATTCTCATGTGAgttaataaaatgtttctggttCTATTTTAGGCTTCTTCTGGtgctattgttttatttcatttacccACAAGTCAATGAAATTCCAAATACTGAGGCCCTGAAGCATCTCCTTCAAATAAGACCCTCTGACCTGTAGATGGATACTCTCTCTCTATAGCAAGATGTGGCATTTTGCAAGAGGCTAGATAGCATGTGAAAATTTTGGTTTTTAGGTGcatctgctttttattatttttggccACCATCTAGTCTCTGTTGGAATTTATATATAGAAAGACCTcaggtttatttttgtatgtatgtgtttatatatagtaaattctgcattttttaactGCAGCAAATACGTGATAGTGCAGATTAAGTTACATACTGAGTGCTGTGAATAAAGTGCACTAGCAGGAAGactggaattttattttctgactcGTGTATTATTAAAATGTCATAGCATTTTGATTAAATACTGAATAATTAATGTCACAGATGACTAGATGTAGGAGCCATACTCATGTTGTAAGGAAGTATTTCCCAGCTTGATTCACCATTAGAGGAAGGAATGGTAGAATTCAAGTCACTGATGTCTGGCTCAGTAATAAGTATGTTGGTTTCCAGGTGTAAAAGGATGCTACTGTAGAGCTGTGACAAAGGATATTCAGATAAGAGCTGAAAGCAGGGCTTAAACAGAAGGTAatctaaatattaaaatagtCCCACACCATTACAAATAGTCAGCTCCTGTCAGGAAGAGATTTGGAATTTATAAACAGAGTCTAAGAAAGGTCAGTTATCTTCTATAGGCTCATGGGAAAAATGTATAGGGTCAACTCAAAAATGCAGTGGAATTTAACTTGACTTGAACTTGTTTCCTTTGGATTTTCATAAAAAATTAGCTATGGAGATCATTATAGACAGTGTTGGGTATTTTTCTGCATCTCATCTTTTTCAGTAGTAACACCAACTCAAATTCTTGACTGTGGATAAATATCCATCACACAGAGAACCCATGATACAGAGGCACACTGTGGTGATGACAGACCTCAGTTATATTTTCATGCTTCAGctactgaaaaactgaattttactAAAATGTTTGTTAtactaattttttaaaataaagtgttcATTAGTAATCTTTAAAGTTAAAACgttgtttaattatttactttagACTTCATTCGTGTCTCAGGTTTTCTAAACAACTGAACAAGTTATGAAGGCAAACTGCTCAGTTTACCTAGGAGCAGATCCCTTGGCTACAGCAATACTGCAGTTTTGAGTAAGAATACATACCTCACAAATCTCAGTTGGAAAATGCACACATTTAAAGAACAAGTCCCCAGGCAAGAGGTTTGAGTCCCCAGCAATATTTAAGAAGCAGCTGtgacatttgcctttttttcttccagatgtgGATCCAGCTGTTATATAGTGCTGGCTTCTGGTGGTTGTTTTGCTATGCTGTTGATTCTTACTTGGTGGTAAGAAGATCAGCGGGACTGAGGTACTAGAATGAAAGCTCTGAATGTCTTGTTTTACTTCTAGTGCTGCTTGTCCGTGTTTGCATGCAGCAGTCTGAGGGTATAAATGAAGTCTGTGCAAACATGTGATGTTCACATGGTTACCAGATAATGATCTTTGTGAGTGGTGTTCTAAGTGCTTCAATTGCCAGGGCAATGCTCAGGTATTGATTTGCTTGTGCCCAACTAGCATTTAAATgtaactgaaattatttaacCTTCAGAAAAATAGGGTGCAGATTGGGCATTATGACACTTATTGCAGCAagacactattttttttatctgctctGTACTTGAAATTGATTTTTGTGGCAGAAGTGTTAACCTTAATacaaaacagcaatgaaagattttttaagCACATAGATGAGAACCTCCCTCATACGGGAGCAGTGTGTGACTCTCCAAGTCGAACAGttctctgcagccttcagaAGGGTGCTTGGTTGGCTGTTTGGTTCCcttcttcagttttttcttcttgaatgtGCTGTCCACAGGAGCAATGAAGAACACAGGGTTTCCTTCTGGAGATGTGGGAGCAAAGGAGAGGCTTCTGGCCTCTGGTTGGAGGACAGGACACTTCTGAGTGCAAGCCTGCCCAGCCCCCAGGACTTATCTTTTTTCTGAAGGGCCCCTatccctcctgctctcctcaGCATGATGTGCTACCAGTGTTGTTCTCCTCACGTCTGTCCCATGCTCACATTACCATGTGAGGAGGTTGAGGGTTAGTGTCTTTAATAACCTCTGTCCTGTTTGCTCCTCCAGTACAATCGTGCTGTACCATATGATGGCCTGGGGGCTGGCAGTTTTGCTCTGCGTGGAGGGCGTTGTGCTGCTTTACTACCCATCCCTTTCCAGGTGAGCAGGCCTCTGGAAGCAGACTCCGAAACCATGGTGCCCTGTGGTCATTTGGATGTCTTTTCAACAGTGTTAGAGACAGACATCCAAAtactgggtttgttttttttttgatctttgAGTAGTGTCTCCTACTGAGTCTGTGTATCCTGTGTTTTATTGGGCCCTGAAGATACCTCACAGACATTTCATGCCCTGGGACATTTCAGTGCTGtggtgcagctcctgctgtgagCCACTATAGGATCATGGGGCCCAGGAAGGTGACACAGCGCACAGGGCTGCTGAAGGCAGGGAGTGCTGGTCCCCTCCTGTTCTCCTGCTCCTGGTCTCAGCTTTCTATTTACTCCTTTGAATTCAAGGAAAATTCACAGATGGTGCGAGTTAATAATCAACTTTTTGTCCCATGTGAATTGGTTATGAAAATTTGAGAATTAAAAGTTTAGCACCTGTTGATTTAATtccttttgtgtgtttttatgtttgtttgattttggtttttgtAAAAGGTGACATCAATGAAATAGCCAAAACTGTCagatgtggaaagaaaataatgaataatctgttaataattttttctcagctgtgaaaGGGGCCTGGAGCACGCAATCCCACATTACATCACTACCTATGCTCCActcctgctggtgctggtggtcAACCCAGTCCTGTTCAGAAGGACAGTGACTGCAGGTATGTTGCTAATGGCCAACATGAATGAGCATGTATTATTtagcaaaatggaaataatgtaAAAAGTCATGCCTTTGTATCCAAGGATGTGGGATAGCTCCtcattaaaatcaaaacagatgCAGCCGAGAGTAGAAGAGTATTGCCTACCAAAATGAAGACACTATGTATCTCAGTAGAAAATTTGCCTTAGAGGTGCACTGATCACATACTGAAGTTATGCTGTTTTAGATCTCTACTATTGCAGATTGGCAAAGTTATTTCTACGTTACTAAATTACTTTtgatttaaagtatttttgGCAGCATATGGTGGATATTTGATGCTACTGTAATATTGGTACCAATGTATATTTTGGAATGcagttaattcttttttaaggaTAATGTTGGCAATATCTGATAGTTGGTTTAACTTCTTTGCAGCtaaggagtttaaaaaaaaaggatcagaTTTTTGTTACTCCTGATTCTGAGATTATGAAACAAGTGGGAACTGTATACAATTCAGCTGAGATCCCAAAGTTCCTGTTTGATTTAGTGTCCAGTGCTTTGAGGAaatgtgactggaaaaaaaggaacaagttCAATGAATTCTTTTAATGTAACATGATCAGCACTAGATGTTTTCAGTGCCTGAATTCATACTTACAATCTACATATTCAATATATAAGAACAGCAACAGGAGACTCTCTGTTTTGAGTTCATCCCATCTGCCCTGCATTCCTCAGTAATGCCCATTATCAAAGGAAGAGCTGACAAAATCCATggaatatttagaaaatatatttgatatgTGGAATATCTGCCTATTTTTGCTGATGTTACACTGCCAAGTTTTATAGGTGTAGACAACGCTGTGCCAACTGCATACTGAAATACAGCTAATTACCTTTATTGAGGTACCTTCTATTTTTTCACTTATCTCAAAGTCCCAGAGTGCTACGTACTTGGTACAAATGACAAACCGTATTTGTGTCATTATATTATTTCAGTCTTGTAACCTGCATTTCTGAGATAGCACATAGCAAGGATCTCCCTAATTACACAGGATAatggtggtgggtttttttttgtttgtttgtttgtttttaaatttagaataaTATCTCTATGc
The Numida meleagris isolate 19003 breed g44 Domestic line chromosome 1, NumMel1.0, whole genome shotgun sequence genome window above contains:
- the GPR143 gene encoding G-protein coupled receptor 143, translated to MASPRLETYCCPNRDAATQLVMNFQPQVFCGVCIGSASASLLLTILQLLPKKGQSLRKMPKASSSSTILLLISVCDILGASGVIFRSSIWLGFPSFVANISVANGTDVWPSAFCVGSAMWIQLLYSAGFWWLFCYAVDSYLVVRRSAGLSTIVLYHMMAWGLAVLLCVEGVVLLYYPSLSSCERGLEHAIPHYITTYAPLLLVLVVNPVLFRRTVTAVASLLKGRQGIYTENERRLGTEIQMRFFKIMLVFIVCWSSNIVNESLLFYLEMQPDINETPLKNIRSAALITWIIMGVLNPMQGFLFTLAFYGWTGWRVDLKWQKREIPWESMSSSTVGDNDYPSPVNYQSNTHDSKKISTTDSQQTDEAISMLSEGNTSGDDRLTRNSPIYQGW